A window from Methanococcus voltae encodes these proteins:
- a CDS encoding translation initiation factor IF-6, with protein sequence MIYKTLFSGVSNIGIQAIATDKYGIFPIDLEKDTIEKFEEILNIPILQTKIANSSLMGSLCVGNSNGLILPEITLKDEFSKIENFIQENNLDINVNILKSNNTAFGNLILANDYGGIISKEISNLKKDVEKILKVKVGVGNFCELPTVGSNGIATNKGCVLNPLTTDVELEWVRGILNIEVIGKSTVNKGAMQVGSGIIANSNGALVGVETTGPEILRIEEYLDLID encoded by the coding sequence ATGATATATAAAACATTATTTTCTGGCGTATCAAACATAGGAATTCAAGCTATTGCTACGGATAAATACGGTATTTTTCCAATAGATTTGGAAAAAGATACTATTGAAAAGTTTGAAGAAATATTAAACATACCAATACTTCAAACAAAAATAGCAAACAGTTCATTGATGGGTTCATTATGTGTAGGAAATTCCAATGGATTGATATTACCAGAAATTACATTGAAAGATGAATTTTCAAAAATTGAAAATTTCATCCAAGAGAATAATTTAGATATAAATGTTAATATTCTAAAATCAAATAATACTGCATTCGGAAATTTAATACTCGCCAATGATTATGGTGGCATTATTTCAAAAGAAATATCTAATCTTAAAAAAGATGTAGAAAAAATACTTAAAGTTAAAGTAGGCGTTGGAAATTTCTGTGAATTACCTACAGTAGGCTCTAATGGTATTGCCACAAACAAGGGATGCGTTTTAAATCCACTAACTACAGACGTGGAATTAGAATGGGTCAGAGGAATTCTAAATATAGAAGTTATTGGCAAAAGTACGGTAAACAAAGGAGCCATGCAAGTTGGTTCAGGCATAATTGCCAATAGCAACGGTGCACTCGTGGGTGTAGAAACTACAGGACCTGAAATACTAAGAATTGAAGAATATCTTGATTTAATAGATTAA
- the rpl18a gene encoding 50S ribosomal protein L18Ae encodes MAKIIKINGEILGKDEPMVFSKEYNVLKEEDALEIMYSEIGSKHHVKRAFIKINSIEEVSLEDIKNHSLKKFIEMN; translated from the coding sequence ATGGCTAAAATAATAAAAATCAACGGAGAAATCCTTGGTAAAGATGAACCAATGGTATTCTCAAAAGAATACAATGTTTTAAAAGAAGAAGATGCTTTAGAAATTATGTACTCAGAAATTGGTAGTAAACACCATGTTAAAAGAGCTTTCATCAAAATCAACAGCATTGAAGAAGTAAGTTTGGAAGATATTAAAAACCACAGCTTGAAGAAATTCATAGAAATGAACTAA
- a CDS encoding DUF2666 domain-containing protein: MSEEKITFNAKKGKWYVSKKLKIDEKTQDVEISRILISIEETLGKKIKDYLPFDMIQLEEIADEIYVSKKGRVKEEDISQALAKLKSPATTKKLGKLTDLKEGKDILKVVLTNIILERLGIKTHIDVKTMDKFIEKSK, encoded by the coding sequence ATGAGTGAAGAAAAAATAACATTTAATGCAAAAAAAGGAAAATGGTACGTATCCAAAAAATTGAAAATAGATGAAAAAACCCAAGATGTCGAAATTTCAAGAATATTAATATCTATCGAAGAAACTTTAGGTAAAAAAATAAAGGATTACTTACCATTTGATATGATACAGCTTGAAGAAATTGCAGATGAAATATATGTTTCAAAAAAAGGACGTGTGAAAGAAGAAGACATTTCACAAGCTTTAGCTAAATTAAAATCCCCTGCAACCACAAAAAAACTCGGAAAATTAACAGATTTAAAAGAAGGTAAAGATATTTTGAAAGTAGTCTTAACAAATATCATTTTGGAAAGATTGGGTATAAAAACACATATCGATGTTAAAACTATGGATAAATTTATTGAAAAAAGCAAATAA
- a CDS encoding 50S ribosomal protein L31e produces the protein MENERIYTIPLRDVTNKVPTTKRAPRAIKKIREYLQKHMKSDNVKLDNSINEKVWERSLNKIPARVRVKAVKQDDVVIATLVE, from the coding sequence ATGGAAAACGAAAGAATATACACAATACCATTAAGAGATGTAACAAACAAAGTACCAACAACCAAAAGAGCTCCGAGAGCTATAAAGAAAATTAGAGAATACTTGCAAAAACATATGAAATCAGATAATGTAAAATTAGATAATTCAATTAACGAAAAAGTATGGGAAAGAAGTTTAAACAAAATCCCTGCTAGAGTTAGAGTAAAAGCAGTCAAACAAGACGATGTTGTTATTGCTACATTAGTTGAATAA
- the mer gene encoding 5,10-methylenetetrahydromethanopterin reductase, with amino-acid sequence MKFGIEFVPNEPVTKLNYYVKLAEDNGFEFCWITDHYNNRNVYMTLGAIASATNKIKIGPGVTNPYVRSPAIAASAMATLDELSGGRATFGIGPGDKATFDALGIEWTKPVGTVKKAIAEMRELLAGKRLESGAQLAIKPSEEIPIYLGAQGPKMLETAGAIADGVLINASNPKDFEAAVPLIKKGAEEAGKTMADVDVAAYACMSVDKKSEKAKQAAIPVVAFIAAGSPPVVLQRHGIPAEKVETIRAALKEGNFGAAFGAVDDQLLEAFALYGTPEEVIEKIKALEAMGVTQIVAGSPIGPNKDTSIKLIGKHIIPAFK; translated from the coding sequence ATGAAATTCGGTATTGAATTTGTTCCAAACGAACCAGTAACTAAATTAAACTACTACGTGAAATTAGCTGAAGACAACGGTTTTGAATTCTGTTGGATTACAGACCACTACAACAACAGAAATGTTTACATGACCTTAGGTGCAATCGCATCAGCAACAAATAAAATTAAAATCGGCCCTGGTGTTACAAACCCATATGTAAGAAGCCCAGCAATTGCAGCATCTGCAATGGCAACATTAGATGAATTATCTGGTGGAAGAGCTACATTCGGTATTGGCCCTGGTGATAAAGCTACATTCGATGCTTTAGGTATTGAATGGACAAAACCTGTAGGAACTGTTAAAAAAGCAATCGCTGAAATGAGAGAATTATTAGCTGGTAAAAGATTAGAATCTGGTGCTCAATTAGCTATCAAACCATCAGAAGAAATCCCTATTTACTTGGGTGCTCAAGGACCTAAAATGTTAGAAACAGCAGGTGCAATTGCAGATGGTGTTTTAATCAACGCTTCAAACCCTAAAGATTTCGAAGCAGCAGTACCTTTAATTAAAAAAGGTGCAGAAGAAGCAGGAAAAACAATGGCTGATGTAGACGTTGCAGCATATGCATGTATGTCAGTAGACAAAAAATCAGAAAAAGCAAAACAAGCAGCTATCCCTGTAGTAGCATTCATTGCAGCAGGTTCACCTCCTGTAGTTTTACAAAGACACGGAATACCTGCAGAAAAAGTAGAAACAATCAGAGCAGCTTTAAAAGAAGGTAATTTCGGTGCAGCATTCGGTGCAGTAGATGACCAATTATTGGAAGCATTCGCTTTATATGGTACACCTGAAGAAGTTATTGAAAAAATTAAAGCATTAGAAGCAATGGGAGTTACTCAAATTGTTGCAGGTTCACCTATCGGACCTAACAAAGACACAAGTATCAAATTAATCGGTAAACACATCATACCTGCATTCAAATAA